Proteins encoded within one genomic window of Pigmentiphaga sp. H8:
- a CDS encoding LysR substrate-binding domain-containing protein has protein sequence MHSDELDCFYQVALCGGIRKASERLDLAPSVVSRQIGRLESELQIKLFDRNSRNMTLTPAGQVYLNYVESLRQNRKLVLEELDALKGLRTGHVKLRTIEGYAAELAASTIATFRRQYPGITFELAMDGSDQIMAAIEAGRADIGIALSPRAASAIECAVRLPAPLCAVVWPGHPLAGRASVSMAELLAYPLALPPPDTGIRHLLDAVARVDKLELAPALVTSSIAAMQAFVRDQGGVAILLGVSLHPQGPGGQVVGVPLSDPLLGRTALEICVLGRRRLTPAVNAYLRHLRAHVEGGR, from the coding sequence ATGCATAGCGACGAACTCGATTGTTTCTACCAGGTCGCCTTGTGCGGCGGCATACGCAAGGCCTCGGAGCGGTTGGACCTCGCGCCCTCGGTCGTGAGCCGGCAGATCGGCCGCCTGGAATCGGAACTGCAGATCAAGCTGTTCGACCGCAACAGCCGCAACATGACCCTGACGCCCGCGGGCCAGGTCTACCTGAACTACGTCGAGAGCCTGCGCCAGAACCGCAAGCTGGTGCTGGAGGAACTGGACGCGCTCAAGGGGCTGCGCACCGGCCATGTGAAGCTGCGCACGATCGAAGGCTACGCCGCCGAACTGGCGGCCTCCACCATCGCGACCTTCCGGCGGCAGTACCCCGGCATCACCTTCGAGCTCGCCATGGACGGCAGCGACCAGATCATGGCGGCCATCGAGGCGGGGCGGGCGGATATCGGCATCGCGCTGTCGCCGCGCGCGGCCAGCGCGATCGAATGCGCCGTCCGCCTGCCGGCGCCGCTGTGCGCGGTGGTCTGGCCCGGCCATCCCCTGGCCGGACGCGCCTCGGTGTCGATGGCCGAACTGCTGGCCTATCCGCTGGCGCTGCCGCCGCCGGACACCGGCATCCGACATCTGCTGGACGCGGTGGCCCGGGTCGACAAGCTGGAACTGGCACCGGCCCTGGTCACCAGTTCCATCGCCGCGATGCAGGCCTTCGTGCGCGACCAGGGCGGCGTCGCCATCCTGCTGGGCGTGTCCCTGCACCCGCAGGGTCCCGGCGGCCAGGTGGTGGGCGTGCCCCTGTCCGACCCGCTGCTGGGCCGCACCGCGCTCGAGATCTGCGTGCTGGGCAGGCGCCGGCTAACGCCGGCGGTCAACGCCTACCTGCGCCATCTGCGCGCCCACGTCGAGGGCGGCCGCTAG
- a CDS encoding tripartite tricarboxylate transporter substrate binding protein, giving the protein MNPARKLSAFILLAAGLLGWQGAGAQSYPAKPIQWISPWTAGGGNDILSRALAEQLASRLGQPVVVENRPGATGTIGTSQVARAAPDGYTLTLASAATHATAPAIYSKLTYDPVKDFTPITLVATVANVLVIHPSVPAHNLKELIAYAKANPNKLNFSSVGAGSIQHLSGVMFNQLAGVQTAHVPYKGTAPAVVDLLAGRVQMAFESLPTMLPHIRSGALRAIGVTTPKRSAVLPELPTLAEAGLQGFDASLWYAVMGPAGIPQPVVKVLHDTVVASLQSPEIMRRLSEQGAELATSSPQELAEFVRKDTEKWSGFIKRAGVSLD; this is encoded by the coding sequence ATGAATCCTGCAAGGAAACTCTCCGCTTTCATCCTGCTCGCGGCCGGCCTGCTAGGCTGGCAGGGCGCCGGCGCCCAGTCCTATCCGGCCAAGCCCATCCAGTGGATATCGCCGTGGACCGCGGGCGGCGGCAACGACATCCTGTCGCGCGCGCTGGCCGAGCAACTGGCCAGCCGCCTGGGGCAACCGGTGGTCGTGGAGAACCGGCCCGGCGCCACCGGCACCATCGGCACTTCCCAGGTCGCGCGGGCCGCGCCCGACGGCTATACGCTGACGCTGGCCAGCGCCGCCACGCACGCGACGGCCCCGGCCATCTACAGCAAGCTGACCTACGATCCGGTCAAGGACTTCACTCCCATCACGCTGGTGGCGACCGTGGCCAACGTGCTGGTCATCCATCCCTCGGTGCCGGCGCACAACCTGAAGGAACTGATCGCCTACGCCAAGGCCAACCCGAACAAGCTGAACTTCTCGTCGGTGGGCGCCGGCTCCATCCAGCACCTGTCGGGCGTGATGTTCAACCAGCTGGCCGGCGTGCAGACGGCCCACGTGCCGTACAAGGGCACGGCGCCCGCGGTGGTGGACCTGCTGGCGGGCCGCGTGCAGATGGCTTTCGAGAGCCTGCCCACCATGCTGCCCCATATCCGCAGCGGTGCGCTGCGCGCCATCGGCGTGACCACGCCCAAGCGCTCCGCGGTGCTGCCCGAACTGCCCACGCTGGCCGAGGCGGGCCTGCAGGGCTTCGATGCCTCGCTGTGGTACGCGGTGATGGGGCCGGCCGGCATCCCCCAGCCGGTGGTCAAGGTCCTGCACGACACCGTGGTCGCCAGCCTGCAATCGCCGGAAATCATGCGCCGCCTGTCCGAGCAGGGCGCGGAACTGGCGACCAGCTCGCCGCAGGAACTGGCCGAGTTCGTCCGCAAGGACACCGAGAAGTGGAGCGGCTTCATCAAGCGCGCCGGCGTGTCGCTGGACTAG
- a CDS encoding 2-hydroxychromene-2-carboxylate isomerase: protein MKTLTFYFSLLSPWVYMAGPRLHELAAETGTRIVYRPIDLLRVFRETGGAPLAGLHPSRRAYRGIERTRWARHLGMPINDQPRHHPVDESLAACVVLAAERAGLPVWPLAQAILAGVWVRDLDISDRETLVRIADEAGYPGRELVAEGDAPSCRGLFEDHTREALANGIFGVPSFVIDGELFFGQDRLDFVRRALV, encoded by the coding sequence GTGAAGACCCTGACCTTCTATTTCTCGCTGCTGTCGCCCTGGGTCTACATGGCCGGGCCGAGGCTGCACGAACTGGCCGCCGAAACGGGCACCCGCATCGTCTACCGCCCCATCGACCTCCTGCGCGTGTTCCGCGAAACCGGCGGCGCGCCGCTGGCGGGCCTGCATCCCTCGCGCCGGGCCTATCGCGGTATCGAACGCACGCGCTGGGCCCGGCACCTGGGCATGCCGATCAACGACCAGCCGCGCCATCATCCCGTGGACGAGTCGCTGGCGGCGTGTGTTGTCCTGGCCGCCGAGCGCGCCGGGCTGCCCGTCTGGCCGCTGGCCCAGGCCATCCTGGCCGGGGTGTGGGTGCGCGATCTGGACATCTCCGACCGGGAGACGCTGGTCCGGATCGCCGACGAGGCCGGCTATCCCGGCCGCGAGCTGGTGGCCGAGGGGGATGCTCCGTCCTGCCGCGGCCTGTTCGAGGACCATACCCGCGAGGCGCTGGCCAACGGGATATTCGGCGTACCGAGCTTCGTCATCGACGGTGAACTGTTCTTCGGACAGGATCGCCTGGATTTCGTGCGGCGGGCGCTTGTTTGA